The Streptococcus gwangjuense nucleotide sequence TACCGTCTTTAACCGTCTGACTGAAAAGGAACGCCGTGAGGAAGAGCGTGCCAAGGCCAAGGCGGAAGCAGAGGAACTTGTCAAAGGTGGCGAGATCAAGGTTGAAAATAAAGAAACCCTCAAGGTTAAGCATGAGGGTGGTGTGGTCATTGAAGGTGCCTCAGGACTCCTAGTGCGGATTGCTAAGTGTTGTAATCCTGTTCCTGGTGATGACATCGTCGGCTATATCACTAAAGGGCGTGGTGTGGCTATTCACCGTGTGGACTGTATGAACCTGCGCGCTCAAGAAAACTACGAGCAACGTCTCCTTGATGTGGAATGGGAAGACCAGTACTCTAGCTCAAATAAGGAGTATATGGCCCATATCGATATCTACGGCCTCAACCGTACAGGACTGTTGAACGATGTACTGCAAGTTCTTTCCAACACTACTAAGAATATCTCAACGGTCAACGCCCAACCAACCAAGGATATGAAATTTGCTAATATCCATGTGTCCTTCGGCATTGCTAACCTCTCGACGCTGACCACGGTCGTAGATAAGATTAAGAGTGTGCCAGAAGTTTATTCTGTCAAACGGACCAACGGCTAATGGTCTGAGTTCTTACTAGAAAGGCTATTATGAAAATCATTATTCAACGAGTCAAAAAAGCTCAAGTGAGTATCGAAGGTCAGGTTCAGGGAAAAATCAATCAGGGACTCTTATTGCTGGTTGGTGTTGGACCAGAGGACCAAGAGGAAGATTTGGACTATGCTGTGAGAAAGCTTGTCAACATGCGGATTTTTTCAGACGCAGAAGGCAAGATGAACCTGTCTGTCAAAGATATTGAAGGAGAAATCCTCTCTATTTCTCAGTTTACCCTCTTTGCGGATACTAAGAAAGGCAATCGTCCAGCCTTTACAGGTGCAGCCAAGCCTGATATGGCATCAGACTTCTATGATGCATTCAATAAAAAATTAGCGCAAGAAGTACCCGTTCAGACAGGCATCTTTGGAGCGGATATGCAGGTTGAACTGGTCAATGACGGTCCAGTTACCATTATCCTTGATACTAAAAATAGATAAGAAAGACCAAGCCCAGTCGGCTTGGTTTTTCTTATCTATCACAAAATACTCCAAAATGAAATCGGTTCCTGATATGCCTTGGGGAAATCTCTTTTCAGGCTTTGGCTTATGCGGTAGGAAGGGATGAGGTGTCCTAAGATTAGGAGAGTTCCCTGAAGGAAAAGTGGCATACCACTTAAACATATCAAGGAGAGAATGATCAGGCTATCCCATAGGAGGATTTGTAAGGCAAAACGCCAGAATCTGAGTCTAATCTGGGAATAGAGTTGACTAAAGTGGTCACAAAGTTGGTTGGAAAGATAGGTCAATAGCACAGGATGAAAGAAAATGAGCCAACCGCTATAAATCAAAATCCAGTCCCAAGTAAGTCCCTCTTTAAATGTCAAAAATGCCAGCATGATTCCATCAATGACAAGGAGTTGAATGCTTTTGATGAAGATGATTTTTTTCATGCTAAAACCTCCTTTTCCTTATAGGCACTCCCATAAAGAGATATGTTTGCCGTAAAAGTCTGGATAGTTGTTTCTTAGGTAGTCCGCTGTCCTATAATAAAAAGTAGAATGGCAAGCAGTGATGATTGGCATAAGAGAGTAAAAATGCTGAGAACTAACGAAGGCTAAAAGGACAAAAAATAGAAAGTCGCTGATGAGCACCCCTAAATAGTAGAAGCGAATCTTTTTATTGATTTGAGGATAAATCTCAGCGAATTGATGTTTGAGTTGGACAACCAAGCGAAATAGCAGTAGTCCTTGAGCAAGGAGGAAAATAAAACCAGTGAGCAAGAGCCGGTCGAAATCTGTCTCGGGTCTAGTGCTAAAAAATGCGAATAGTAGCAAATCGATAACTGCAATTGCTGTAAAATGGAGTCTAAAGAGTTTTTTCATAAGATGACCTCCCTCTTTTATCTATTTTCATTCTACTCCAAAAGAATGGGAGTTACAACTAAAATGATAAAAATAGCAGAAGGGAGATTCTCTTAAGTCGACTTGTTTTTTATTTAAGTTTTCTTCTATTATCTTACTTCTTCATCATTCCAGACAAATAAAGCTCCGATTGCATTGAGGATATAAAAGATGTATTTTCCAATATTGGCAAAATTCCCTTGAATACCAGCTTTTGTCAGCTGAACAAAATTGTAAATCAACCAAAAGCCCCACTGAGTTGTTAGTTTCAATGCGTTAAAAGCATTGGCAATGAGAGACAGTGCAAAGGCAATAGTTGTCACGTAGGCAAGGAGATTCATCTTGCCTCCATAACCGATATAGTTGGTCACAAAGGCAAAGAGGAAGGCGATGATGGAAATGATGATGGCCGCTAATTTTAGCTGTTTTTGGCTCATTTGGTTGGGTCTGCCTTCTTGCGAAGCTTCCCATTTCTTAATAGCAAAGGTATAAATGAGGAAGGTGACGGGATAGGTAATGATGGCTGCCTTATTTCCAAGGATATAATCAATGGTACCAGATAAAATCGTATTAACAATACCAAAGTAATTTCCCCATTTGCTTAATTTTCCCGTGAAACGAGTGGACAACATGGAAATCCCAACGTTGGTTACGGAAATTAATCCAAAGGGTACAAGAGCTGTCCATGGTCCCCAGTCTACAAATTTATCGAGGCGTGAGTTGAGGTAACCAGATGCAATCGCAATCCCAACGACCAAAGCAACCCCGAAGAGATCAAACCATTTGGATGTCGCAAAAATTTTTAGTGATTTTTTCATATATTAAGATATCTTTCTTTTTTGACAAATATTATACAACTAAATGAAAGTAAAATCAAATGATAGAAATAAAACCCTGAAAATAAAATTTTCAGGGGTGGTTGGGGTACTTGAGAAATCAGTCGATTTTTTCGACATAGAGTTGTTTGGCAATGTCCATACTTACTTGTAAGTCCTCGTCTTTACTAAGGATAGTGAAGGTATTGCTGAAGCCATCAAACTGCTGGACTTGGATATGGTCACCGATGTGAAGTGAGTGCTTATCCAAATAATTGAGAATGTCAAAACTATCATGCACCCGAGTCAGGCGGTAGGCGCCAGCTTCCTTGATATCAGCTAGTGGGAGGTTATTGATTTCAACTAAGAGTTCTCCCTTGGCAGGAATAGTACCTCCGTGGGGGCAGGTCTTGGGGAATCCTAGTAGTTTATCCAGTCTTTCCACGAACAGGTCAGAGACAGTGTGTTCCAATACCTCAGCTTCCTCGTGAATCTGGTCACTCGTATAGTCTAAATGATGGACTAGAAAAACTTCAATCAAACGGTGCTTACGATAGAGCTCAGAGACCAGCTTGAGGCCGATGTCAGTCAGTAGATAACCGCATTCCTTGTCCTTGAGGATGAGATTTTCGCTCTTCATCCGTTTAATCATTTCAGTTACGGCAGGGGGAGAGACTTGCATACGAGCTGCAATTTCCTTGTTGGTAATCTTATGCAAATCTATGCCAATTTCATAAATACACTTTAGATAATCTTCTTTATTCGGGGTCATTCGTTTCCTCTTGTCTAATATCTTTATCTAGTATATCAAAAAAAGCTAGATTTCTCTAGCTATCTGCCACAATGGCTTCTAATTTAGTTCTTTAGCAGCTGCAATTGCGGCTTCGAAGTTTGGTTCAGAATTGATATTGTCCACGTATTCAACGTAGCGAATAGTATTGTCAGTGTCGAGGACAAAGACCGCGCGTGCCAATAGGTGCCACTCATTGATTAAGAGGGCATAATCACGTCCAAAGGACTGGTCGAAATAGTCTGAGAGCATGATGGCATTTTCAATACCTTCAGCACCGCACCAACGTTTTTGGGCAAAAGGGAGGTCCATGGAAACAGTCAAGACAACCGTATTATCCAGTCCAGCCAGTTCTTCATTAAAACGACGCGTTTGAGTTGAGCAGATACCTGTATCGATAGAAGGCACGACACTCAAGACTTTTTTCTTGCCATCAAAATCAGCCAGAGATTTTTTAGAAAGGTCTGTTGTAGTGAGTGAAAAATCAAGTGCCTTGTCGCCGACTTGTAGTTGTTTACCTGTAAAGCTCACAGGATTTCCGAGAAAAGTTACCATAGGATACTCCAATCTTTTTTCTTCCATTTTAGCTGAAACAGTCGGAATTTTCCAATGATTTGACCGGAAATATGGATATAGAAAAAACGCCAGCTCATGAGAGAATGACGTTTTTCAGAGGCTTATACTAAATGAAAATCAAAGAGCAAACTAGGAAGCTAGCCGCAGGTTGCTCAAAGCACCGCTTTGAGGTTGCAGATAAAGCTGACGTGGTTTGAAGAGATTTTCGAAGAGTATTATTTTGCCAATCCTTCAGCAATCTTATCAAGGTTGTATTTCATCATGTTGTAGTAGCTGTCGCCTTCTTTACCTTGTTCTGCGATAGAGTCAGTAAAGATTTGTGCGTAGATTGGGATGTTTGTGTCTTGTGAAACAGTCTTCATTGGACGGTCATCCACACTTGATTCTACAAAGAGGGAAGGAGTTTTGGTTTGGCGAAGTTTTTCAACCAAGGTCTTGATTTGTTCAGGTGTTCCTTCTTCTTCAGTATTGATTTCCCAGATGTAGGCACTTGGGACACCATAGGCTTTAGAGAAGTATTTGAATGCTCCTTCGCTGGTTACAATGAGTTTCTTTTCAGCAGGGATGTTATTAAATTTATCCTTGCTTTCTTTATCAAGTTTGTCTAATTTATCAGTATATTCTTTGAGATTTTTTTCGTAGAATTCCTTGTTGTTAGGATCTTTGGCGCTCAATTGTTTGGCAATGTTTTTAGCAAAGATAATCCCATTTTCAAGGTTAAGCCAAGCGTGTGGGTCTTCTTTTCCTTTTTCATTTTTTCCTTCAAGGTAGATAACTTCAACGCCTTCGCTAACTGCAAAGTAGTCTTTGTTTTCAGTTTTCTTAGCATTTTCTACTAATTTTGTAAACCAAGCATTGCCACCTGTTTCAAGGTTGATACCGTTATAGAAAATGAGGTCAGCCTCAGAAGTTTTCTTAACGTCTTCAGGAAGTGGTTCGTATTCGTGTGGGTCTTGACCAATAGGAACGATACTGTGAAGATCAATCTTGTCACCAGCAATATTTTTAGTAATATCAGCGATGATTGAGTTTGTGGCAACAACTTTTAGTTTTTGACCAGAAGCTGCATCTTTTTTTCCGCTAGCACATGCTACAAGAGCAATGACGGAAAGAAAGAGAACGAACAATGTACCTAATTTTTTCATTAGATCCTCCAATTTATTGGGGCTTTACCCCTTATTTTAACAAATGTTTATTTTTCAGTTTCAAATATCGTTGTTTTGGAGCGATAAAGAAGCTAATGAGAAAGAAACTAGCAGCTGTGAGCACGATACTAGAACCTGCCGCAACGTTAAAGCTATAACCGATAAAGAGTCCCAAAACTGAAGCAGTAGCTCCAAAGGTTGAGGAAAGGAAAATCATGCTTTTCAGGCTATTAGCATACAGATAAGCAGTTGCAGCTGGGGTAATCAGCATGGCTACAATCAGGATAGTTCCGACACTTTGCATGGCTGTCACAGACACGAGAGTCAGGAGTACCATGAGAAGGTAGTGATAGAAATTGACAGGCATTCCCATGGCTTTAGCCAAGAGTTCATCAAAGGAAGTTATCAAGAGTTGCTTGAAGAAAATCCAGATTAACAAGAGAATGACTGCCCCAACACCCATAGTAATAAACATATCCGTATCTTGGACGGCCAGGATATTACCAAAAAGGATATGGAAAAGGTCAGTTGAACTTTTAGCGACACTAATCAAGATGATACCGAGGGCTAAGAAAGAAGAAAAGGTAATGCCGATGGCGGTATCGCTTTTGATAATCGAATTTCCCTTGATGTAGGTAATGATGATAGCAGCTAGCAATCCAAAGACAATGGCTCCTATAAAGAAGTCAAGGCCCAAGATAAAGGAGAGGGCAACACCTGGTAAGACAGCATGTGAAATGGCATCTCCCATGAGTGACATCCCGCGTAGGATGATGAAACATCCCACAGCTCCAGCTACGACCCCGACGACAATGGCTGTTATCAAGGCATTTTGTAGGAAATGGAATTTTTGCAATCCATCGATAAATTCTGCAATCATAGGTCACCTCCATTGAAAAAGAGTCGATTACCGTAAGCTTCTTTGAGATTGGCTTCGGTAAAGGTTTCTTTGGTTGGACCAAAGGCGATCACTTCTCGATTGACAAGCAAGACTTGATCGAAGTAGTGGGGAACCTTGCTGAGGTCGTGGTGGACGATGAGAACCGTCTTCCCAGCTTTTTTCAAATCTCTCAGCGTATTCATGATGATTTCCTCACTGACAGAGTCAATCCCAACAAAGGGTTCATCCAAGAGGATATAGTCGGCTTCCTGAACCAAACATCTGGCAATCAAGACCCGCTGGAATTGACCTCCAGACAGTTGACTGATTTGCCGTTCAGCATAGTCAGCTAGGCCGACGATTTCAAGGGCTTCCTCTACTTTTCTCCAATGTTTAGCGTTTAAACTGCGAAAGAGAGGGATAGAGGGAAAGAGTCCTAACGAGACGCACTCCTTGACCTTGATGGGAAAGTTGTAGTCGATATTGATTTTTTGTTCGACATAGGCAATTCGGTGTAAGGATTTTTTAACTTCCTTGTCATCGAGAAATGCCTGACCTTGATGTGGGATAATTCCCAGCATACCTTTTAATAATGTTGATTTTCCAGCACCGTTTGGACCAATGATACCGGTAATTGTTGGTCCTTGGAGCACTAGTGAAATATCCTTAAGTGCCAATGTTTCTTTGTAGGAGACACTGAGGTTTTCGATACGTATCATACAGTTGTATTCCTCCTGCCTCTTAATATACCTTAAAAAAAAAATTAAGTCAAGTTAATTTTTGAAAAATTTAAAATAATAACTGAAAAATGATGGAAAAGGAAAGTCCATTTTTAATTGCATTCCCAAGCAATTTTTGTTAAGCTAGCAATAACTTAAAAAATGAAAGCGAGAACAAGATGACACGTTATCAAGATGATTTTTATGATGCTATCAATGGAGAATGGCAGAAGACAGCTGAAATCCCAGCAGATAAGTCTCAAACGGGAGGTTTTGTTGATTTAGACCAGGAAATTGAAGACTTGATGTTGGCGACAACAGACAAGTGGTTGGTAGGAAAAGAGGTACCTGAGGATGCTATCTTGGCAAACTTTGTCAAATACCACCGCCTAGTTCGTGATTTTGATAAGAGAGAAGCTGACGGTATCACACCTGTCTTACCACTCCTTAAAGAATTCCAAGAGTTGGAGACTTTTGCGGATTTCACTGCTAGACTAGCAGAGTTTGAACTTGCAGGAAAACCTAACTTCCTTCCTTTTGGTGTATCGCCAGACTTTATGGATGCAAGAATCAATGTTCTATGGGCCAGTGCTCCAAGCACGATCCTGCCAGATACGACCTACTATGCAGAAGACCATCCTCAGCGCGAAGAGCTCTTGACTCTTTGGAAAGAAAGCAGCGCAAATCTTCTCAAGGCTTATGATTTCTCTGATGAAGAAATTGAAGACTTGCTAGAGAAAAGACTTGAATTGGATCGCCGAATTGCAGCAGTGGTGCTTTCTAATGAAGAAAGTTCAGAGTATGCTAAACTTTACCATCCATATGATTACGAAGATTTCAAGAAATTTGCGCCTGCCCTACCTTTGGATGACTTCTTCCAAGCCGTTCTTGGACAAGTGCCAGACAAGGTTATCGTAGACGAGGAACGTTTCTGGCAAGCAGCAGACCAATTCTATAGTGAAGAGGCATGGCCTCTCCTCAAGGCAACCTTGATTTTGAGTGTGGTTAATCTCTCAACCAGCTATTTAACAGAAGAAATTCGTATCTTGTCAGGTGCCTATAGCCGTGCGCTTTCAGGAGTTCCAGAAGCTAAAGACAAGATCAAGGCAGCCTACCAGCTAGCACAAGGTCCATTCAAACAAGCCTTGGGTCTCTGGTATGCCCATGAAAAATTCTCCCCAGAAGCTAAGGCAGACGTAGAAAAAAAAGTGGCAACCATGATTGATGTCTATAAGGAACGCTTGGCTAAAAATGACTGGCTGACTCCTGAAACTCGTGAAAAGGCCATCGTCAAACTCAATGTCATCAAGCCTTATATCGGTTACCCAGAAGAATTGCCAGCACGCTACAAAGACAAGGTAGTGGATGAAAATGCTAGTCTTTTTGACAATGCTCTAGCCTTTGCGCGTGTGGAAATCAAACACAGTTGGAGTAAGTGGAACCAGCCTGTAGATTACAAGGAGTGGGGCATGCCTGCTCATATGGTCAATGCCTACTACAATCCACAGAAGAACCTGATTGTTTTCCCAGCGGCTATTTTACAGGCACCTTTCTATGACTTGCATCAGTCATCTTCTGCTAACTACGGTGGTATTGGGGCAGTTATTGCCCATGAAATTTCCCACGCCTTTGATACCAATGGAGCTTCCTTTGATGAAAATGGTAGCCTAAAGGATTGGTGGACAGAGAGTGACTATGCTGCCTTCAAGGAGAAAACACAAAAAGTCATTGACCAATTTGATGGACAGGATTCTTATGGTGCAACCATCAACGGTAAATTGACTGTGTCAGAAAACGTGGCTGACTTGGGAGGAATCGCTGCAGCGCTTGAAGCAGCCAAGAGAGAACCAGACTTCTCAGCAGAAGAATTTTTCTACAACTTCGGTCGCATTTGGCGCATGAAAGGTCGTCCAGAATTTATGAAACTTTTGGCTAGTGTCGATGTGCACGCACCAGCCAAACTCCGTGTCAATGTGCAAGTACCAAACTTCGATGATTTCTTTACAACCTATGATGTCAAAGAAGGAGATGGTATGTGGCGTTCACCAGAAGACCGCGTGATTATTTGGTAATGAATCGAATCTAATACTAAAATCCGTAAATCTGTATAGGATGGGTTAAAGAGGTTAATATGAAGAAATTTTTAATGATATTTTCAGCTATTCTTACTGTTTTTGTTTTAGCATCTTGTGGTGCAAACAAAAAAGATGAAAAAATAGAACCTTCGGCAATACAATCATCTTCTACCAAAGAGGAACAGAAGGAAAACTCTACGAAGTCAGAGAGCCAAACTAGTACAAGTTCTTCAATGGCAACGCCGTCAACAACAATGGAAACGAAAAGCGAAACAGGAAAAGATTTGTACAAGGAAGTAATAGAGCGGTACAATCACTATCAGGCACTTTTAAGTAGTGGTGACCGAGAATCCTTGTATGAAAAGTTGAAACAGAACAAGATTTTTTCTGAAGAGTATGGCTATATCTTTACACTAAGCACCTACGATAAACCAGCTAGTCTTCATTATGTGTTTGCTGATTTAAATAATGATGGTCAGGATGAATTGATTATTGGAGATAAAAAATATATAGGGGCCATTTACTATTTAGAGAATAAACAACCCAAGTTGCTTCATACAGCTTATGTAGCTTCTGCAGGTGGTTTTCGTTCAAGTTTAGTTATCTATGAAAATGGTCAAGTCAGATATGCAGACTGGCAGTCAACACGACCAGAAATGAACTTAAGTCTGTATGCTTTTGATAAAGACGGAGTACAGAAGATTAAAGAAGGAATCTTTCAAATTGGTAGTGATCAAAAGCCAGAGCAAATCTTGGGGATTTCTTCTAATGAACTTGATTTAGCTAAATTTGAATGGAAAGAATTTCAGCCAGTCAACTAGTATTCGATGAAATTCAATACTAGACTAGATCCTAAAATCAAAAAATGGAGAATTGAATAGAAGTACACAAAAACCAAGGATAAAAAATTCCTTGGTTTTTTGCTAGCTAGAAAAAAGGATTGAAGGTTTTTTCGTGAGCAATAGTAGTAGCTGGACCATGCCCTGGATAGACATCATAGTTTGGCAGGGTGAAGAGTTGGGTCTGGATACTATGAAGGAGTTGCTCCATGCTACCAGTTGGAAGGTCGGTCCGTCCAATAGTTTCTCGGAAAAGAGCATCCCCTGTTAAGACTAGGTGAGCATCAGGAAAGACGATAGAAACACCACCGATAGAGTGACCTGGTGTTGGCAAGACAGTGAAACGAAATTCCTCTAATTGATATTCCTCATGAAAGCTAAAAGTGTGCTCAGCCGGTTTTGCGACCACATCTGCCATATCATCGTGGCGGGGAAGTCCAGAGAGATTATCGACAGGAGTATAGAGCCAGCTAGCCTCACTCTCTGCAATATAGACAGGAGGATTGCCAAAAGTCTCGCGAACCAGGTCCAGACTCATGATATGGTCATAATGGGCGTGGGTCAAGAGAATAGCACAGATCGGTTTGTTGATGTTCTCTATTGTCTGACGAATGGCTTCCCAATGGCTACCAGGATCAACAACGATGAGGTTCTTTTCACCTTCCAGGTAATAGGTGTTTTCATAGGCAACAGGATTCACAGTTTTATGGATTTTCATATTAGCTCCAATCTCAAAGAATGTACTAAGATAAGTATAGCACAGTTGGGGAGAATAGAGTGGACAGAAAATCCTTCTCTTTTAAAGAAGGTTACTGGTTATCTATTTCATTCTGTCTAAAATAAAGATAGCTATTTTTAGAGTTATGAACTAGCTAGAGCTTTTAATTGACTGGGATTTAAAATAAAGTTAATGATTTGGAGAGTGAATTAATGAAACAAGTAAATTGTACTCTGTATTAGAAGAAAGTTTGTAATAAAAGAAAACAAAATATACATGTATAGTTAATATAAATTAATATACTGATTATTAAAAAATATAGTGTGTGGCCTATGACAGTTTGATGCATCTTATTTTACAACTTAAAGAGTCTGAAAATTGTTGTATTTTTGGAAAATATTTATTTTAAATTTAGAATAAAAAAATAAGTCATTTTATTTGCTACAGACTAGAAAATATGATATCATAAAGTTGTATGTTGTAAACAATTTTATGATATCAAACTTCACTTCTAACATCTTTTGTTTCATCTGAGGTTACCTGTGAGTTTTCGATATCAATAACTTGTAAATCGACATCAAAATAAAAAAGGAGGTTGTGGGTCTAAATGAAAGGCAAGCAACAACAAGATTTTAGAGTAGAAAAGTACATCCGTTATGGTATCCGGAAATATAGCTTTGGAGCAGCATCAGTAGCAATTGCAGCTGGTTTGATGTTCCTTGGAAATGGTGCGGTATCAGCAACGGAAGTTCAAGGTGCTGAAACATCAGTAGCGGCAGCTACTGCCCCAGCAAATCAAGCGGATTCTAATAAAGATAAGGAAGCCGTTAAGCCAGAAACTAAAGTAGCGGAAGCAAAACCTGAAGTTAAAGTACAGGAAGCTAAAAAAGTTAATAAAGCTGTCCTAGAAGCAAGCATTGCAACTTTGGAGTCTAAACTTTCAACTGCTAAATATGCAGATGCTACAGTAGTAAGCTCAGCTAAGGAAGTATTGGCAGCAGCTAAAGCAACTCTTGCAAAAGCAGATGCTAGTCAAGCTGATGTAGATGTTCAAGCAGAAACTGTATCAGCATTGAGTACTGTAGTTACTGAATCAAATACTGCTGGTTTCGATAAAAAGAAAGCAGCAGAAAAAGAAGTGGCTAAAGCAGAAGCTGAAAAGAAAGCTACTCCAGCAGAAAAATCTCTTTCAGAAGCTAAATCAGCGCTTGACAAAGCTTCATCAGAAGCAGATGTAACAAACAGACTTGCAAAATCTGAACTTTCTAAGAAGGAAGTGAAGGAAGAAAACAAAGCAGCTGTTGAAGCAGCAGTAGCTAAAAACCAAGCAGTTCTTACTGAAACTAAGGCTCTTCTTGCTGATAAGAGTGTAACAAAAGAACAAGTAGATGCTCAATTGGCTCGTCTTAACGAATCAATCCTTGCAGTTTACAATGAATTGAAAAACGCAGGAATCGGCCGTGATGGTAAGTTCGCAGTCAACTTGGAAGATGCTCAAACAACAGCACTTAAAGACTCATCTACAGAAGCAGGACAAAAATGGTTGGCAGATCATGGTTACTCATCTCTAGCTGATATTCCTATCTTAAACAAAGGAAAAGATGATAAAGAGATAAAAGAAGCTTCTAAGCAAATCCAATGGCTAGATTTTACAGACACAGCAGCTTGGACTAACTTAGATGCAGATGGACAACTTCAAATCGGTTCAACTTTCAAAAAGGAGTTGATGCCAGGTTATGTTGTAACATTAACTGTTAAAGAGATGAAACCGTTCCATGCTACAGAGACTTATAAAAATCGTGTGGCGGGAACTGCTAGTGAAGATACTTATAATCCAGATGCAGTAAATAGCTTTAAACAAGCGACTGGTATCGGTGGTTCTGCTCAAACAAAATGGGCACACGTGAAAAACGCAGGTTTTGATACTGATCCACATAAAACTACCATTGCGGGTACTGATGATAAATCGGTTCAAAAGAATGGTACTATCGCTGGTGTAGTATTTAGTGTTGATGCTGAATATAACGGTAAGAAAACAAAACCAACTATTTTAATGACATCTGGTGAAGATATCAAGGTAAACGAAAGTGAAATCTACACTACAAACGGAACGCCTTGGGATTTATATGCATTGGTAGGTAACGCAGCAGAAACAACTCCTTATCAACCTAATGTGAAGATGAAAAATGTCACAAGCCCTCAAGAATTTAGCCCTGCAGACGCTAAACTTCAAAAAGCGTTAGCAAATTCTGCTTTTTCAACACCTGATACAGCAACATCAGGATTAGGTTCTCAAGTCTTTGGTAGTTACATCAATGGTGAAGGTGGTAACAAAGCTACACCAATCGTATCTACTGCAGGAGCAACTGAAGTTGGATTCTACATCATTTCGGGTGGAGCTCAGTCATCTATGATTGGTATCTCTTTATCAGACTTTGGAGATCTTCCAGAATCTTATGGTAAAGCAGAGCATTCTCTCAGAACATCTACTACTGACTATGCAACCAATCAAGTAGAAGAAATTCAACAACCATATCTAGGTACAGTAAAAGCTGACCCTGAAGCGCAAAATGGTGAGCGCGTACGCGGTATCGGATCAGATGATGCTACTGACAATGGCGATGAAGGTGTAGCACAACTTATTGCTCTAGAAAATGTTCATATCAATAAAGATAATGGTGAACCAGAAGTTAAACTTGTCCAAGGTGCAGATAATACATACCGTGTCAAAGTAGTTGCTTCAGCAAATGGTAATGACAAATACACAGGTACAGTAGAACCTGCTTACGTGCGTGGATTTATCGATTTCAACAATAACGGTAAATTCGATGAAGGTGAAGCATCTGATATCGTTAAAGTAACTGGAAACAATGAAACAGTGGAATTAGTGTTCCGAAACACTCAGGTTGTTGATACAACTAAAGATAAAGTTAACTTCCGTACACGTATCGCTAAATCTGAAAAACAAGTAACCAAACCTACTGGTATTGCTTTCTCAGGTGAAGTAGAAGATAACCAAATTCAAGTTGCTTTACCTCCACGTGGAGATAAGGAAGAAACAACTGGTAAACAAGGTGAAACTCAGTCTGTAGGTATTGAATTTGTATCACGTGCTCTAGGGGACGATGCTTCTAACCTTGGTTCAAACAACGGAAATACTACTTTCAATTCATACGGTAAACTAGATTACTCTGAACAACCAAACTCTATTAGCTTAGAAACAACTAAGAAAAAACAATCTCAAGGTGTTATGATTGTAGATCCAAGTGGAAACTTGGTGAAATCATACACTAAAGCAGGTCAAGGTACTTATACAGTAACTGATGACAAAGTTACCTTCACTCCAGAGCCTAACTTTGTTGGTAAAGCAGATGGTATCGTACTTCGTGCTGTAGATGCTAATGGTCATT carries:
- the pepO gene encoding endopeptidase PepO → MTRYQDDFYDAINGEWQKTAEIPADKSQTGGFVDLDQEIEDLMLATTDKWLVGKEVPEDAILANFVKYHRLVRDFDKREADGITPVLPLLKEFQELETFADFTARLAEFELAGKPNFLPFGVSPDFMDARINVLWASAPSTILPDTTYYAEDHPQREELLTLWKESSANLLKAYDFSDEEIEDLLEKRLELDRRIAAVVLSNEESSEYAKLYHPYDYEDFKKFAPALPLDDFFQAVLGQVPDKVIVDEERFWQAADQFYSEEAWPLLKATLILSVVNLSTSYLTEEIRILSGAYSRALSGVPEAKDKIKAAYQLAQGPFKQALGLWYAHEKFSPEAKADVEKKVATMIDVYKERLAKNDWLTPETREKAIVKLNVIKPYIGYPEELPARYKDKVVDENASLFDNALAFARVEIKHSWSKWNQPVDYKEWGMPAHMVNAYYNPQKNLIVFPAAILQAPFYDLHQSSSANYGGIGAVIAHEISHAFDTNGASFDENGSLKDWWTESDYAAFKEKTQKVIDQFDGQDSYGATINGKLTVSENVADLGGIAAALEAAKREPDFSAEEFFYNFGRIWRMKGRPEFMKLLASVDVHAPAKLRVNVQVPNFDDFFTTYDVKEGDGMWRSPEDRVIIW
- a CDS encoding MBL fold metallo-hydrolase, with the protein product MKIHKTVNPVAYENTYYLEGEKNLIVVDPGSHWEAIRQTIENINKPICAILLTHAHYDHIMSLDLVRETFGNPPVYIAESEASWLYTPVDNLSGLPRHDDMADVVAKPAEHTFSFHEEYQLEEFRFTVLPTPGHSIGGVSIVFPDAHLVLTGDALFRETIGRTDLPTGSMEQLLHSIQTQLFTLPNYDVYPGHGPATTIAHEKTFNPFF